From a single Labrenzia sp. PHM005 genomic region:
- the moaB gene encoding molybdenum cofactor biosynthesis protein B yields the protein MSRIDESRPFVSLNIAVLTVSDTRKLEEDRSGNTLVDRLEKAGHKLADRKIVTDDVPAIQTVVKDWISNSGVDVIISTGGTGFTGRDVTPEAMEPLFEKKMDGFSEVFHRISYDKIGTSTIQSRATGGVAGATYIFALPGSPGACKDAWDGILKWQLDYRHMPCNFVEIMPRLDEHLKRGKLQSA from the coding sequence ATGTCCCGTATCGATGAAAGCCGTCCGTTCGTATCGCTCAACATTGCCGTTCTGACGGTCTCCGACACCCGGAAACTGGAAGAAGACCGGTCGGGCAATACACTGGTGGACCGTTTGGAAAAGGCTGGCCACAAACTGGCAGACCGCAAGATCGTCACGGACGACGTGCCGGCCATTCAGACCGTGGTGAAGGACTGGATTTCCAACAGCGGTGTTGATGTGATCATCTCCACCGGCGGCACTGGCTTTACCGGCCGGGATGTGACGCCAGAAGCCATGGAACCGCTGTTTGAAAAGAAGATGGACGGGTTTTCGGAAGTCTTTCACCGGATCTCCTACGACAAGATCGGCACATCAACCATTCAATCCCGGGCAACCGGCGGTGTGGCCGGAGCCACCTACATTTTCGCTCTTCCTGGCTCGCCAGGCGCCTGCAAGGACGCCTGGGACGGCATCTTGAAATGGCAGCTCGACTACCGCCACATGCCCTGTAACTTCGTGGAAATCATGCCCCGTCTGGATGAACATCTGAAGCGCGGCAAACTGCAAAGCGCTTAA
- a CDS encoding GNAT family N-acetyltransferase, protein MTFQTRIAAPSDAASVSSLLGRSYSALLPQAYSAELLNAALPLITKAQPKLLTSGTYYVAETDSGKLIGAGGWTKHSPTARDETPANGNIRHFGTDPEYTGKGVARALMTRCFEAARSAGLLELNCYSTLNAEAFYKSCGFMTKEPCMIELPGGVQFPSVRMEITL, encoded by the coding sequence GTGACATTCCAGACCCGCATTGCGGCCCCTTCGGACGCAGCTTCTGTCTCTAGCCTGCTTGGCCGCAGCTACAGCGCGCTCTTGCCTCAGGCCTATAGTGCCGAACTGCTCAACGCCGCATTACCTCTGATAACAAAGGCGCAACCGAAGCTGCTCACATCTGGCACCTATTATGTTGCCGAAACAGACAGCGGGAAACTCATTGGTGCCGGCGGATGGACCAAACACTCGCCCACGGCAAGAGACGAAACACCGGCGAATGGCAACATCCGGCACTTTGGAACGGACCCGGAGTACACGGGAAAAGGCGTGGCGCGAGCGCTGATGACAAGATGCTTTGAAGCGGCACGCAGTGCTGGACTCTTGGAATTGAACTGTTACTCGACCCTCAACGCCGAAGCGTTTTATAAATCGTGCGGTTTCATGACGAAAGAGCCCTGCATGATCGAACTGCCCGGTGGGGTGCAGTTTCCGTCAGTGCGTATGGAAATCACTCTTTAG
- a CDS encoding nuclear transport factor 2 family protein — protein sequence MTENDIRNGYMEHAAKVQFYRWFQIYERPEGGIGNALDILSKDVQVSSSLGTANGHEEYEARVDQLPRTWRNSHRVTSSKITHMADGSMNLDATIIYQNLGMLDEDAVRQAELAYSVSFAPQDSGLPLITNVEIKPVKEVPGDDYKDAYPENRMRSLVHAWLSFIEDPDRDPEPVREILTDDFQLNFSSGPIRSFEEFKAWLAGPASQVEASTHVLENFSVNVKDGLYTVAVDFDWAGLLPNDGELVAKTRHTWTVTNDVTERFARIKTMDVEILEPFRPKEK from the coding sequence ATGACCGAAAACGACATTCGCAACGGTTACATGGAGCATGCCGCCAAGGTGCAGTTTTACCGCTGGTTCCAGATATACGAACGCCCTGAAGGTGGCATAGGGAATGCGTTGGATATCCTGAGCAAAGATGTCCAGGTGTCTTCTTCCCTTGGAACCGCAAACGGACATGAGGAATATGAAGCTCGCGTCGACCAGTTGCCTAGAACCTGGCGCAATTCGCACCGGGTGACGTCTTCCAAGATCACGCATATGGCCGACGGTTCGATGAACCTGGACGCTACAATCATCTATCAAAACCTGGGCATGCTGGATGAGGACGCTGTCCGCCAGGCGGAGCTCGCCTATTCTGTTTCATTTGCGCCGCAGGACAGCGGATTGCCTCTCATCACAAATGTTGAGATCAAGCCTGTCAAAGAAGTGCCGGGCGATGACTATAAGGATGCCTATCCGGAAAACCGGATGCGCAGCCTGGTTCACGCCTGGTTGAGTTTCATCGAAGATCCGGACCGCGATCCGGAGCCGGTACGTGAAATCCTGACCGATGATTTTCAGTTGAACTTTTCCAGTGGCCCGATTCGGTCCTTTGAGGAGTTTAAGGCCTGGCTGGCGGGCCCGGCATCCCAGGTTGAAGCCAGCACCCATGTCCTTGAGAATTTCTCTGTGAACGTCAAGGACGGCCTCTACACAGTTGCTGTCGATTTCGATTGGGCTGGTCTCTTGCCAAATGATGGCGAACTGGTTGCCAAAACTCGGCACACATGGACCGTTACCAACGATGTCACCGAACGCTTTGCCCGCATCAAAACGATGGACGTCGAAATCCTGGAGCCCTTCCGACCCAAGGAAAAGTGA
- a CDS encoding TetR/AcrR family transcriptional regulator, protein MARLKTGDKPADIRRAAVDVVVEVGSSAASINTIAKRAGLSVGTVYRYHDSKDAVLRSVFLEIKRDVHHLLMSAAEAQSTSQDKLRAMWFALLDFAHNHPQDFAFAEVILNTSVLLPEEDAIIQEMAQDIGQIIEAAITDGTLRPANVRAINAVLSAPALRLGRQTAMSGVAPDPDFAEEIFDLCWRGVAA, encoded by the coding sequence ATGGCGCGCTTAAAAACGGGCGACAAGCCCGCAGATATCCGCAGAGCAGCAGTCGACGTTGTTGTTGAGGTTGGATCCTCGGCAGCCTCGATCAACACAATCGCAAAACGGGCCGGACTGTCAGTTGGGACAGTTTACCGTTACCACGACAGCAAGGACGCGGTCCTCAGGTCGGTGTTTTTGGAGATCAAGCGCGACGTCCATCACCTGTTGATGTCCGCAGCAGAGGCGCAGAGCACATCCCAGGATAAGCTCCGTGCGATGTGGTTTGCCCTGTTGGACTTTGCCCACAATCATCCTCAAGATTTTGCTTTTGCCGAGGTGATCCTCAATACATCCGTCCTGCTGCCGGAAGAAGACGCGATAATCCAGGAAATGGCTCAGGATATCGGGCAGATCATCGAGGCTGCGATCACCGACGGCACTTTGCGGCCAGCAAATGTCCGGGCGATTAATGCCGTTCTTTCCGCGCCTGCTTTACGGCTAGGCCGGCAGACTGCCATGAGCGGGGTGGCGCCAGACCCAGATTTCGCAGAAGAAATTTTTGATTTGTGCTGGCGGGGTGTTGCGGCTTGA
- a CDS encoding Lrp/AsnC family transcriptional regulator produces the protein MDDLDHRLLHLLTRDARASVTDLAETLGVSRGTVQNRIDKLLHQKVIHRFTVELGQTEEDHQISAFTLVRLKADDGRATQAALRRIEAITDIHTLSGNFDLVAELRVRSLKLLDKTLDQIRALPEVAETESHIRLASASKP, from the coding sequence ATGGACGATCTGGATCATCGGCTATTACATCTTCTGACACGCGATGCGCGGGCGTCGGTGACCGATCTCGCCGAAACGCTCGGTGTCTCCAGAGGAACGGTGCAGAACCGCATCGACAAGCTCTTGCACCAGAAGGTGATCCACCGGTTCACGGTTGAGTTGGGGCAAACGGAAGAAGATCATCAGATCAGCGCCTTTACCCTGGTCCGGCTGAAAGCCGATGACGGCCGGGCAACCCAGGCCGCGCTGCGCCGGATCGAGGCGATTACCGACATTCACACGCTCAGCGGCAATTTTGATCTGGTCGCTGAACTGCGTGTCCGGTCGCTGAAGCTTCTCGACAAGACCCTGGACCAAATCCGGGCCCTTCCGGAGGTGGCTGAAACGGAGAGCCATATCCGTTTGGCCTCTGCCTCAAAACCGTGA
- a CDS encoding saccharopine dehydrogenase family protein, with product MKKIAVLGLGKVGALAARLLHDSGFEVHAYDQHKPREDLPFAVHSADLKAYDGLLKMFQGVDAVLSCLPYQLNVGVATAAHATGIHYFDLTEDVPTTKAIIEMSETAKGLMAPQCGLAPGFVGIVGAKQIGDFDDCRSCRMRVGALPQNPTGLMGYAFNWSPDGVVNEYLNDCEVIEDGVRKWVSPMEWLETIYIDGMKLEAFTTSGGLGTMCETYLGKVANIDYKTMRYPGHAELMNFFFHELLMRERRQEAGEILVHAKPPTDNDVVYVHVASEGTIDGRPRREEFVRAYKPIEIGGKMRTAIAWTTSASVVAVIEMVRDGALPKNGFLKQEDIPLDAFLKTRTGSLYAA from the coding sequence ATGAAAAAGATCGCCGTTTTGGGCCTCGGCAAGGTCGGAGCGCTCGCCGCCCGTCTTTTGCACGACAGCGGGTTTGAAGTTCACGCTTATGACCAGCATAAACCGCGCGAAGACTTGCCGTTTGCGGTTCATTCGGCGGATCTGAAGGCTTACGATGGGCTTCTAAAAATGTTTCAAGGCGTGGACGCTGTGCTGTCCTGCCTGCCCTACCAGCTCAATGTTGGGGTTGCGACGGCCGCCCATGCGACCGGGATCCATTATTTTGATCTGACCGAAGATGTTCCGACCACCAAGGCGATCATCGAGATGAGCGAAACCGCCAAGGGTCTCATGGCCCCGCAATGCGGTCTGGCACCTGGGTTTGTCGGAATCGTGGGTGCCAAACAGATTGGCGACTTCGACGACTGCCGGTCCTGCCGGATGCGTGTTGGCGCCCTGCCGCAGAACCCGACCGGCCTGATGGGCTATGCCTTCAACTGGTCGCCGGACGGCGTCGTCAACGAGTATCTCAACGACTGTGAGGTGATCGAAGACGGCGTGCGCAAATGGGTCTCGCCGATGGAGTGGCTGGAAACGATCTACATCGACGGCATGAAGCTGGAAGCCTTCACCACCTCCGGCGGGCTCGGCACCATGTGTGAGACCTATTTGGGCAAGGTCGCCAACATCGACTACAAGACAATGCGGTATCCCGGCCATGCCGAGTTGATGAACTTCTTCTTCCACGAGCTCCTCATGCGCGAACGCCGTCAGGAAGCCGGCGAAATTCTCGTTCATGCCAAGCCGCCAACCGACAATGATGTGGTCTATGTGCATGTGGCGTCCGAAGGCACCATCGACGGCCGCCCGCGCCGGGAGGAATTTGTCCGTGCCTATAAGCCGATCGAGATCGGCGGCAAGATGCGCACCGCAATCGCCTGGACCACATCCGCCTCCGTCGTTGCGGTGATAGAAATGGTCCGTGACGGCGCCTTACCGAAAAACGGGTTCCTGAAACAGGAAGATATCCCGCTCGACGCGTTCTTAAAGACGCGGACTGGATCACTCTACGCAGCGTGA
- a CDS encoding VOC family protein, producing the protein MLKLDHITVVPPTLAEGVRHVQDCLDIEVPFGTRHEYMGTHNHRLQLGDGIYLEIVAFDPDGISPRHARWFGLDDQKTVRSNWDAGRRLRGWVASTNDLRSVLAKHGEIFGTEVPLPPENPVFAFAIPKDGSLPLDGAAPSLIDRRGVPVSSEKIPDRGAVFRSMTLEHPEPEAIERLYEELEIDHPPRVVTGTEVRYRAEIETPSGLKELT; encoded by the coding sequence ATGCTCAAACTCGACCACATCACTGTTGTCCCGCCAACGCTGGCTGAAGGCGTGCGGCATGTTCAAGACTGCCTCGATATAGAGGTGCCATTCGGAACGCGTCACGAATATATGGGCACCCACAATCACCGTCTCCAGCTCGGTGACGGGATTTACTTGGAAATCGTCGCGTTTGACCCAGATGGGATCTCACCCAGACATGCGCGTTGGTTTGGCCTCGACGATCAGAAAACCGTGAGATCTAATTGGGATGCAGGACGGCGGCTCAGGGGTTGGGTTGCGAGTACAAATGACCTGCGGTCTGTCCTAGCAAAACATGGCGAGATTTTCGGAACCGAAGTACCTCTTCCACCGGAAAACCCCGTGTTCGCTTTTGCGATCCCGAAGGATGGATCCCTGCCTCTCGATGGGGCAGCGCCCTCTCTCATCGATCGCCGTGGCGTACCCGTCTCAAGTGAAAAAATACCCGATAGGGGTGCGGTTTTCCGGTCGATGACTCTGGAACATCCCGAGCCTGAGGCAATTGAAAGGCTGTACGAGGAACTGGAGATAGACCACCCGCCGCGGGTCGTCACCGGAACAGAGGTCCGCTATAGGGCGGAAATCGAGACACCAAGCGGATTGAAAGAACTAACTTAA
- a CDS encoding SDR family oxidoreductase, with amino-acid sequence MQTVLIIGAGAGISGGVARRFGREGYKIGLVARSAAALELQCNELAAAGMGACFETADAGDPPRLQYAIERLTEQLGPIDVLIYNASVMRPASPLELSTEQLSHEFSVNLLGAFQAAQQVAPSMIRRGLGAILFTGGGLALEPYPEWTSLALGKAALRSLSLSLYKELSPKGVHVSVLAVCGIVEQRGPFDPDIIADEYYRVATAPNGIEDREVIIQPEGTDVFYNDPDRRHAGTTLPPSHVRETVKL; translated from the coding sequence GTGCAGACTGTTTTGATCATTGGTGCAGGTGCTGGAATTTCTGGCGGGGTTGCCAGGCGTTTCGGGCGGGAAGGGTACAAAATCGGTTTGGTGGCCCGGTCGGCCGCTGCTCTTGAACTGCAATGCAATGAGCTGGCAGCGGCCGGCATGGGGGCGTGTTTCGAGACGGCAGATGCAGGTGACCCTCCCAGGCTGCAATACGCGATTGAGCGATTGACAGAACAACTCGGGCCCATTGATGTTCTGATCTACAATGCATCCGTGATGCGGCCCGCTTCTCCACTTGAACTGTCCACAGAACAGCTAAGCCACGAGTTTTCAGTCAATCTTCTCGGTGCTTTTCAAGCAGCTCAGCAGGTCGCTCCTTCAATGATCAGGCGCGGTTTAGGAGCAATTCTCTTTACAGGAGGCGGACTGGCGCTCGAACCCTATCCGGAATGGACCTCTCTTGCTCTTGGTAAGGCGGCTTTGCGAAGCCTATCCTTGTCTCTTTATAAGGAGTTATCTCCAAAAGGGGTGCACGTCTCGGTCCTGGCAGTCTGTGGGATTGTGGAACAGCGCGGGCCCTTCGATCCGGATATCATCGCTGACGAGTATTATCGGGTCGCGACGGCCCCCAACGGAATAGAAGACCGGGAAGTGATTATTCAGCCCGAAGGGACGGATGTTTTCTACAACGATCCAGACCGGCGGCATGCGGGTACGACGTTGCCACCTTCCCATGTCCGGGAGACGGTGAAGCTTTAG
- a CDS encoding glycosyltransferase: MISVIIPTENSEVDLVHALAALVPAAAEGVVREVIIVDGGSTDNTDKVADAAGCTFVTHKGPRSARLAHGAKVAKRGDWLLFLQPETLLESGWHHEVQAFIERASRTPKGPKTAAAFRLRYEAFGMGARLSEKAASVRSQLLGMPYGNQGLLISRQFYEKLGGHRPLPEMEDLDIAKRIGRGRMVFLRAAAVSSGEPGHEGVSSGLRPALARFAIGALRLPASVAVKLHG; encoded by the coding sequence ATGATTAGTGTCATAATTCCGACCGAGAATTCCGAAGTGGATCTTGTTCACGCCTTAGCCGCGCTGGTTCCAGCTGCTGCTGAAGGCGTGGTCCGTGAAGTCATCATTGTGGATGGCGGCTCAACCGACAATACCGACAAGGTCGCCGATGCCGCTGGCTGCACCTTCGTGACCCATAAGGGCCCGCGCAGCGCACGTCTTGCCCATGGCGCCAAAGTCGCCAAACGCGGTGACTGGCTGTTGTTCCTTCAGCCTGAAACCCTGCTGGAAAGCGGCTGGCATCATGAGGTTCAGGCGTTTATCGAACGCGCATCGCGCACCCCAAAAGGCCCCAAGACAGCGGCGGCGTTCCGCTTGCGGTATGAAGCCTTCGGCATGGGCGCCAGATTGTCTGAAAAAGCGGCCTCTGTCCGCAGTCAGCTGCTCGGCATGCCCTATGGCAATCAGGGGCTTTTGATCTCCCGCCAATTCTACGAAAAGCTCGGCGGCCACCGGCCCTTGCCGGAGATGGAAGATCTCGACATTGCCAAGCGGATCGGCCGCGGGCGGATGGTGTTTTTAAGAGCGGCAGCCGTTTCCTCAGGGGAGCCGGGACACGAAGGGGTTTCGTCCGGTCTGCGTCCTGCTCTGGCCCGGTTTGCCATCGGGGCCTTGCGTCTACCGGCCAGTGTGGCGGTCAAACTGCACGGCTAG
- a CDS encoding PA0069 family radical SAM protein, producing MTLAQPSDPLSTSSGGDVTDTSHLAADRRRGRAAATNRSGRFEKLSREAFDDGWDSLDELPPLKTEVQEERARTIITRNESPDISFDRSINPYRGCEHGCIYCFARPSHAFMGLSPGLDFETRLFAKPNAAQLLERELSKPGYQPKVIAIGTNTDPYQPMERSYKLMPEILEVLEACGHPVAIVTKSALVTRDIEVLARLAERNLVKVALSVTTLDKKLCRTIEPRASAPHKRLAAVKALSEAGIPTSVMMAPIIPALTDSEIEGLLEAAADHGASEAAFILLRLPLEVSELFRDWLLRNRPDRYRHVMNLIRSMRGGKDYDAKWGERMRGRGPYADQISKRFSLAAKRFGLNLRKKKLSTDHFIQPQKGGVQLSLFE from the coding sequence ATGACCCTCGCACAGCCTAGCGACCCACTTTCCACCTCAAGCGGTGGTGACGTGACCGATACCAGCCACCTTGCTGCAGACCGGCGCCGGGGACGGGCTGCGGCAACCAACCGGTCTGGCCGGTTTGAGAAGCTCTCCCGCGAGGCTTTTGATGATGGCTGGGACAGTCTTGATGAGCTCCCCCCTCTCAAAACAGAAGTGCAAGAAGAACGCGCCCGAACGATCATCACCCGCAATGAATCGCCGGATATTTCCTTCGACCGATCCATCAACCCATACCGGGGGTGCGAACATGGCTGCATCTATTGTTTCGCAAGGCCCAGCCACGCCTTTATGGGCCTGTCGCCGGGGCTCGATTTTGAAACCCGGCTGTTCGCCAAACCAAACGCAGCCCAACTTTTGGAGCGGGAGCTTTCCAAGCCGGGGTATCAGCCAAAGGTGATTGCGATTGGCACCAACACCGATCCTTATCAACCGATGGAACGCAGTTACAAGCTGATGCCCGAGATCCTGGAAGTCCTGGAGGCTTGCGGGCATCCGGTGGCGATTGTCACCAAGTCGGCGTTGGTCACACGGGACATTGAGGTGCTGGCGCGGCTGGCAGAACGCAATCTGGTCAAGGTCGCACTGTCGGTGACCACACTGGACAAAAAACTCTGCCGGACGATAGAGCCGCGGGCATCTGCACCCCACAAACGGCTCGCCGCAGTCAAAGCCCTGAGCGAAGCCGGTATACCTACGTCAGTGATGATGGCCCCAATCATCCCGGCGCTGACCGACAGCGAAATTGAAGGCCTTCTGGAAGCGGCGGCAGACCACGGTGCAAGTGAAGCTGCCTTTATCCTGCTGCGCCTTCCGCTGGAAGTGTCCGAACTCTTTCGCGACTGGCTGCTCCGCAACCGTCCGGACCGCTACCGCCATGTCATGAACCTGATCCGTTCCATGCGCGGCGGCAAGGATTATGATGCCAAATGGGGGGAGCGCATGCGCGGGCGGGGCCCTTATGCCGATCAGATTTCAAAACGCTTTTCTCTGGCAGCCAAACGGTTTGGCCTGAACTTGCGCAAGAAGAAACTCTCAACAGACCATTTCATCCAGCCGCAAAAGGGCGGGGTTCAATTGAGCCTGTTTGAGTGA
- a CDS encoding ABC transporter substrate-binding protein, translating to MKMYRGRIRLFLPVILVFTLAVKAYAEDVRPVFVIMQQDPYAYIDNKGDTAGYLFTIANMILKEAGYPENARIAPIKRMISDVASGAADCTIAASSPFARKTFTQVEPIGHMLSVGIMPRKGIVLSSYEDLKGLRIGVPSGMSIGDPFDSDATLNKVVTPDYEKSSLMLAYGRIDAIMGATESIRFSAYKKAGILRPIFGEPLVTQKYPKMLMCNKDLPGDGYVLRLKEATQRLKAGGEIQDVIRDFFSFKISERTQLQ from the coding sequence ATGAAGATGTATCGCGGACGCATACGCCTCTTTTTGCCGGTGATTCTGGTTTTCACGCTGGCGGTGAAAGCCTACGCCGAGGACGTGCGTCCCGTTTTTGTGATCATGCAGCAAGACCCATATGCATACATTGATAACAAAGGCGACACTGCCGGTTATCTCTTCACGATTGCAAATATGATCCTGAAAGAAGCCGGTTATCCTGAAAATGCCCGAATAGCTCCGATCAAACGCATGATTAGCGATGTTGCAAGCGGTGCGGCGGATTGCACAATCGCCGCAAGTTCGCCTTTTGCACGCAAAACCTTCACCCAAGTGGAGCCGATTGGCCACATGCTGAGTGTTGGAATAATGCCGCGCAAAGGGATCGTCTTGAGCTCCTATGAAGATTTGAAGGGCTTGAGAATTGGCGTTCCGAGCGGAATGAGCATCGGCGATCCGTTTGACAGTGATGCTACGCTTAACAAGGTTGTCACACCTGACTATGAAAAAAGTTCCTTGATGCTGGCGTACGGCCGGATCGACGCGATCATGGGGGCCACTGAAAGCATTCGCTTCAGCGCCTATAAGAAGGCGGGTATTTTGCGGCCGATCTTTGGGGAGCCGCTTGTTACCCAGAAGTATCCAAAAATGCTTATGTGTAACAAGGATTTGCCAGGGGACGGATACGTGCTGCGTTTGAAGGAAGCAACCCAAAGGCTAAAAGCTGGCGGAGAAATTCAGGATGTCATCCGTGACTTTTTCTCTTTCAAAATCAGCGAACGCACCCAGCTCCAGTAA
- a CDS encoding ribonuclease HII translates to MTENLSLFDLVFPDSPDLKLEKKHARSFDGLICGVDEAGRGPWAGPVVTAAVVLDYKNVPVGLNDSKKLTEAKREALFEEILASALVCAASASPATIDRQNIRTATLSAMVRAVNGLPEVPKYVLVDGRDVPPGLKQPGQALIKGDGRCLCVAAASIVAKVLRDRMMVALDEEFPDYGFAQHKGYGVPAHQAALDKLGPTEHHRMSFKPVRLAAEQ, encoded by the coding sequence ATGACCGAAAATCTTTCCCTCTTCGACCTCGTCTTTCCGGACAGCCCGGATCTCAAACTTGAAAAGAAACATGCCAGATCCTTTGACGGTCTAATTTGCGGCGTGGACGAGGCTGGACGCGGGCCCTGGGCAGGACCAGTCGTCACTGCGGCCGTCGTGCTCGATTATAAGAATGTTCCGGTGGGTCTGAACGATTCCAAAAAACTAACCGAGGCCAAGCGGGAAGCACTGTTTGAAGAGATTCTGGCCTCGGCCTTGGTCTGTGCGGCCAGCGCATCACCTGCCACGATCGACCGGCAGAACATTCGCACAGCGACCCTGTCGGCTATGGTACGGGCAGTCAACGGCCTGCCGGAGGTCCCGAAATATGTGCTGGTCGATGGCCGTGACGTCCCCCCCGGTTTGAAGCAGCCTGGACAGGCGCTGATCAAGGGAGACGGGCGTTGCCTATGCGTCGCTGCTGCCTCCATTGTTGCAAAGGTTTTACGGGACAGAATGATGGTCGCGCTTGATGAAGAGTTTCCGGATTACGGCTTTGCCCAGCACAAGGGCTATGGCGTTCCAGCCCATCAGGCAGCGCTGGATAAACTTGGCCCGACAGAACATCACCGGATGAGTTTCAAACCCGTACGGCTGGCGGCAGAACAGTGA
- a CDS encoding GNAT family N-acetyltransferase produces MSYPLEIRHATPDDSSELLKRQKDAYLSEAERYQDWSLPVLYETEEAFLAALETHTILVALLNGHLVGSVRAKLDAGVCRIGRLFTAPGYQGQGIGSALLRAAEDAFQTVDKFALFTGSASHGNISLYRRHGYEITGRDQMTAKIEMVIMEKPAWKTKPASQNNRTQPGKKMNITIETAHKSDADAILTLQKIAFHQEAKLNGDLLITPMVETLDQLTEAFSTHLFLVAKDGPEIIGSVRLRSDGNTCHIGRLFVAPGHQGRGIGRRLMQAAEEQFTESGKFKLITGGKSAGNIRLYESLGYQVTGEAMDNGKTPLVVMEKRQG; encoded by the coding sequence ATGAGTTATCCCTTAGAAATACGTCACGCCACTCCAGACGACAGTTCGGAACTGTTAAAACGTCAAAAAGACGCTTACCTCAGCGAAGCTGAACGTTATCAAGATTGGTCCTTACCCGTTCTTTATGAAACGGAAGAGGCGTTTTTAGCAGCACTCGAAACCCACACCATTTTGGTTGCCCTTCTCAACGGGCATCTGGTTGGCTCGGTGCGGGCAAAGCTGGATGCCGGTGTCTGCCGGATCGGACGGTTGTTTACAGCACCAGGCTATCAGGGACAGGGTATCGGGTCTGCCCTGCTTCGTGCGGCGGAAGACGCATTCCAAACAGTTGACAAATTCGCCTTGTTCACCGGCAGCGCCAGCCACGGCAACATCAGCCTCTACCGCCGGCATGGGTATGAAATCACGGGCCGTGATCAGATGACGGCAAAAATCGAGATGGTGATCATGGAAAAACCGGCGTGGAAGACCAAACCTGCAAGTCAGAACAATCGAACACAACCAGGAAAGAAGATGAACATCACCATCGAAACAGCACATAAGAGCGATGCCGACGCGATCCTTACCTTGCAGAAAATCGCCTTTCACCAAGAAGCGAAGCTGAATGGCGATTTGCTGATTACACCGATGGTGGAAACGCTGGACCAGCTGACGGAAGCCTTTTCGACCCACCTGTTTCTGGTCGCGAAGGACGGGCCAGAAATCATTGGCTCGGTTCGGCTCCGCTCAGATGGCAACACGTGCCATATCGGCCGTCTGTTCGTTGCGCCTGGGCATCAAGGCCGCGGCATTGGCCGCCGCCTGATGCAGGCCGCAGAAGAACAATTCACAGAAAGCGGTAAGTTCAAACTGATCACCGGCGGCAAAAGCGCTGGCAACATCCGGCTTTATGAGAGCCTCGGCTACCAGGTGACCGGCGAGGCGATGGATAACGGTAAAACACCGCTGGTGGTCATGGAGAAACGGCAAGGATAA
- a CDS encoding F0F1 ATP synthase subunit B — MDATFWALVGLVLFLALIAYLKVPGKMGSALDKRADDIQKELDEARKMREEAQELLSEYQRKRHEAEGEAEAIIAEANSEAERLTLETNQALDEMIARRTKAAEDKIAQAETQAIAEVRAKAADVAVAAAETILTSKVKDKVADGILTKSIAQVKEQLN; from the coding sequence ATGGATGCTACTTTTTGGGCCTTGGTCGGTCTCGTTCTGTTCCTTGCACTGATCGCTTATTTGAAGGTCCCGGGCAAAATGGGCTCGGCGCTGGACAAACGCGCTGACGATATTCAGAAGGAATTGGACGAAGCGCGCAAGATGCGTGAAGAAGCCCAGGAACTTCTGTCGGAATATCAGCGCAAGCGTCATGAGGCCGAAGGTGAGGCGGAAGCCATCATCGCGGAAGCCAATTCCGAAGCTGAGCGCCTGACCCTGGAAACCAACCAGGCACTTGACGAGATGATCGCGCGCCGCACCAAAGCTGCGGAAGACAAGATCGCTCAGGCCGAGACCCAGGCGATCGCCGAAGTCCGCGCCAAGGCTGCCGACGTTGCTGTCGCTGCTGCTGAAACGATCCTGACTTCCAAGGTCAAGGACAAGGTAGCCGACGGCATTCTCACCAAGAGCATCGCTCAGGTGAAGGAACAGCTGAACTAA